Below is a window of Nocardia asteroides DNA.
CCTGCACGCCGAGCACGCCGTCGCGCACGGCGACGGTGAGGCCGCGCGAGGTCTGCCCGGAGGCCGCGGGCACGGTGCCCGCCAGGACGGTCGTGCCGGTCTCGGGCAGATCCCGCAGCATGGTGCAGGGCAGCTGCGCGGACAACTGCTGCGGCACATACGACACCAGCGGCGCTTCCACACTGGTCGCGCCCGCCTGCGGCCAGTCCAGGCTCGCGCGGTCCTGGCGGACCGGCAACAGCGGCGTCAGCAACGCGAGGACGACAGCCAGGAGCCCGGAGACCAAGGCGATCAATCGGTATCGGGTGAACGCTCGTTCGGATCGCAGCACGGGGGTGATGCTAGCCATCGAACCTGTGCGCGACTCGGCGCCGCGGCAGAACCGGGTCTAGCCGGTGCGGCGGTTGCTCCAGTCGAGCTGGGTGCGGGCCCAGTCGGGGATCTCGGCCTCGGGGCGGGGGAAGGTGTCGAATTCGGCGCGCAGATCCTCGACCGTCACCTCGGGCATCCATTCCGCCACCGCGCTGGTGGAGTAGGTCGCCTTGTAGCGGGTGGGACCGGCGATGAAGATCTCGGCGCTGAGCCAGGCGCCGGTGTCGGCGTCGTAGGACATGCGCTTGTGATCGGTCAGGTAGGCGAGGACCTCGTCCGGCGGCACCATGTTGGTCACCGATCCGTCGCGCTCCTTGACCTGCACGCCGGCCACGGTGTGCGAGCCGACCTGCAGCGACCACAGCAGCGCGAACTTCTGGCCCGGGGCGAGCATGGCGATCGCGGCGTCGACGACGGTCTGTTCGATCGCGCCGAGCGACTCCAGCTGCTGCCTCGGGGCCGGCTCACGATCCTGCCGGTGCGGTCGGGTCAGCAGGAGATCGATCCGCTCGGGTCGGCTGAGCGTCATAGCTATACCTCTGCATCCGTACCGATCAGCACTACCAAAACTGATTTCGGTCGGCCGAACATTCAACAATTCGCAGCGTACCCGCCCCGCGACACGAACCGTGCGGTTTGTTGACACTGACCGGACATATTGTGGTCTATCGCGTCTCCGCATACCAGTAGCTACCGGGTGTCGATCGACACAACACTCGGTGCGCGGCCGGTCAGGCGGCCGAGGCGCGGAGCGCGAACCAGCCGTCGGCGGGGTCGGCGAAGCCGTGATAGACCAGCGGTATGCGCTGGTCGATCGCGAAATAACGATAGACCGCCGCCATCGCCTGGCGGACCGAATGCGACTGGAAATCGTCGATGCGACGCGGGCCGATGGGATGCTCGGGCAGCAACTCCAGGCGCATCAGCTCCGCCGGGTCGTCCACGTCCAGCCCCCATGGCATCGGTTCCTCGATGAGGTGATCGTGCAGGACCGTGCGCGCGGTGGGCGGATCGTGCCTGCGGCCCGCGAAGGCCACGCGTTCGACGCGGGCCAGGCCGCGGGTGTTCAGCGGCATACGGGCGGCCTCGATCAGGTCGACCATGTCGGTATCGGGTTTCGGTCGCGGTGTCCGGCCCGCGACCGGTGCCTGTTCGAGCAGGTGCAGTACCTGCCCGCCGCGGACCAGCGGCTCGGGCACCAGGAAGAAGCTGATGCTGGGGCAGGTGCGGTTCATGCCGGTGAGGCACACCCGCGTGTGCAACGGATCGGACATGAGTCCTCCTCCGATAGCGGGCCGCCGGGGACCCGTGACGTGCAGGATCGAAGATTCCAACGCCATCCGCCGGGGGCCTCGCCCGCCGGCGGCGACCATGCCGCACCAGTCAGTGTAGTGCCGTCAAGCGGTGTGGACACCCGTCTTCGCGGGGATCACGGCGCGACCGACTCGGTGTAGCGGCGAGCCAGGGTGCGCAGATGCGCGACCAGTTCCGGCGGGCCGTCGACCCGGAAATCCATCATCAGCATGCTCAGGTAGATCGCGATCGTCTCCATCGCGTCGGCGCCGGTGTGCAGCAGGCAGGTGCGCGCGTCGACGGGTTCGACAACGCCGACCGCGGGATTGATCCGGGCGATCACGGTCTCCGCGGGCGCCAGCACCGTGACCCTGGCCTGCACCCGCCAGCCGGTGGTCGCGATATGGCGCATGACGAAGGCGACCAGGTCGTCATCGGGCAGCGAGCGCGGCGCGAACACCCGCGGGGTGGTGGCGGCCCTGGTAAGGCGGGCGGCCGGGATCGCTTCCCAGGCATGGGAATTCATGTTGTAGGCCACCAGGTACCAGCGGCGCTGCCAGTTGATCAGGCGGTACGGTTCCAGCTCCACGTCGTCGTCCACGAGCACCGCGGTGGTGCGGCGCACGGCGTCGGCCAGGGTGGTGAGGATGCCCGCGGCGACCGGGGCGTCGGGCTCGCGCGAGCCCGTGGTCGCCGGGCCGATCTCGGTGGCGTCGCGCAGGGCGGAGACCTTGCGCTGCAAGCGTTTCGGGAGGATCTGCTCGATCTTGCGTTGCGCCCTGACCAGCTGTTCGCCCAGGTCGGAGACGGCGAGGGAGCCGTCGTGGGCCACCGCGAGCGACAGCGCCACGGCCACCGCCTCGTCGTCGTCGAGCAGCAGTGGAGGCATGGTGGCGCCGCGGCCGAGCCGGTAGCCGCCCACGGCGCCGCGGTCGGCGTGCACCGGATAGCCGAGTTCGCGCAGGCGCGCGATGTCGTTGCGGACGGTGCGTTCGGTGATCGCCAGGCGCTCGGCGAGCTCGCGTCCGGTGTAGCCGCGGTCCTGGAGCAGGGCCAGCAGCCGCAGGACGCGGGGTGTGGTCGCGGCCAATTCCACCTCGCCGGAATTCGGTCGGAAATTAGGAACGAAACGAGCCTAATGGGTTTCTAGGCTGGAGTCATCACCGAGAAGGAAGGCTTCATCATGAACAACACCGCAGCTCTCGAGACCGTCTGGCGCGACGTGGTCGCCACTTCCTACGCGGCGCTGGCCGACGTGGTCGCCGGCGTGCGCGCCGACCAGTGGGATCTCCCGACGCCGTGCGCGGAGTGGACGGTCACCCAGGTCGTGCAGCACGCCGCGGGTGATCAGCTCGCCTACGCCGCCGCGCTCGGCGTCGGTCCCGGTCCCACCGAGAACCCCTTCGCCCCGTCCGGTGCCATCGACGGCGAGCCGTCGGCCCTGGTCCGCGACGCCGTCGAACAGTCCGCCGCCGCCTGGTCCACCGTCGCCGACACCACCCCCACCGTCCCGACCCCGCTGCCGCACGGCGAGCTCCCCACCGCGGTCGCCGCCACCATGGCCGCCCTCGACGCCGCCGTCCACGCCTGGGACATCGCCGTCGCCACCGGCCAGCCGTCCCCCCTCACCGACGACCTCGCCACCCACCTCCTCACGGCGGCCCGCCACATCCACCCCGCCCCCGGTTCCGGCACCGAAGCCGAACTCCTCGAGCCCCTCCGCCAGTGGGGCGCCTACGCCCCCGCCATCGAGGCCCCCGCCCCCACCCCCACCCAGGCCCTCCTCCACCACCTCGGCCGCCCGACCTCCTGATTCAGCGGCGGACGGTGATGAGGGTGAAGGGGCCGATGTCGGTGGCGGTGAAGGCGGGGTCGGTGAAGAGGGATTCGGGGAAGGCGACGGTGTAGCGCTTGACATTCGGGTCGTTGGGGTAGACGTCCTCGGCCAGGCGCAGGGTGTAGGTGTCGCCGTCGCGGCGGAAGAGGAAGGCGTCGGGGGCGCGCCAGGGGGCGGTGGACATCGCGTCCAGGAGCGCGCGCGAGGAATCCAGTTTGCTCCAGGCGGCGATGGTGGCGGCGCGGCCCTTGAAGTCGGCCAGCGGG
It encodes the following:
- a CDS encoding TIGR03086 family metal-binding protein; the encoded protein is MNNTAALETVWRDVVATSYAALADVVAGVRADQWDLPTPCAEWTVTQVVQHAAGDQLAYAAALGVGPGPTENPFAPSGAIDGEPSALVRDAVEQSAAAWSTVADTTPTVPTPLPHGELPTAVAATMAALDAAVHAWDIAVATGQPSPLTDDLATHLLTAARHIHPAPGSGTEAELLEPLRQWGAYAPAIEAPAPTPTQALLHHLGRPTS
- a CDS encoding helix-turn-helix transcriptional regulator; translated protein: MAATTPRVLRLLALLQDRGYTGRELAERLAITERTVRNDIARLRELGYPVHADRGAVGGYRLGRGATMPPLLLDDDEAVAVALSLAVAHDGSLAVSDLGEQLVRAQRKIEQILPKRLQRKVSALRDATEIGPATTGSREPDAPVAAGILTTLADAVRRTTAVLVDDDVELEPYRLINWQRRWYLVAYNMNSHAWEAIPAARLTRAATTPRVFAPRSLPDDDLVAFVMRHIATTGWRVQARVTVLAPAETVIARINPAVGVVEPVDARTCLLHTGADAMETIAIYLSMLMMDFRVDGPPELVAHLRTLARRYTESVAP